The proteins below are encoded in one region of Pseudomonas sp. SCB32:
- a CDS encoding anthranilate synthase component I family protein has translation MKNNTLCIDTLRHEERRTTDALGIYAHALEQLGRESVFILESLSGPSRDRRATIIGLEPIFEVCIEERQAYLRGQPDLCKHLYACLRQHGMDIGPDLQIELHDREAAWDLLRHIQDLFQPAPIAPQSLAYFGYFSYDSVRLIERLPNLAEQAHEYPLIALSVYQTLVYFHSNGVVETLINNHPLWKTRGLEDYPFLHAPAPDSAQEQPHYPQLFEETRTVTPEQFNQRVEVAMEHIRAGDVYQIQLGHEICIRSQVAPFDVYKSLRMRNPSPYMYLAHIGGIDLIGASPELFVRIKNDLIEMRPIAGTVGKKPGVAPTELVLELTRSEKERAEHLMLIDLCRNDIGRVCQAGTLEVDEFMLVEEYSHLYHMVSNVRGLLRPDLDAYDVIKASFPAGTMSGAPKVRAMELIEAMESNRRGIYAGAIGLIGFDGNVNTALCIRSTVHNNGTYYLRASAGVVADSTPEMEWKETLYKMGSVYRAVTGKEIGL, from the coding sequence ATGAAAAACAATACACTATGCATAGATACTCTCCGACATGAAGAGCGTCGAACAACCGATGCACTTGGTATCTATGCACATGCTCTTGAACAATTAGGCCGTGAATCGGTATTTATTCTTGAGTCACTTTCCGGTCCGAGCCGTGATCGACGAGCGACTATCATCGGTCTGGAGCCAATTTTCGAAGTGTGCATCGAAGAAAGGCAGGCATATCTTCGTGGTCAGCCTGACCTTTGCAAGCATCTATACGCCTGCCTGCGTCAACACGGAATGGATATCGGGCCCGACTTGCAGATCGAATTGCATGACCGTGAAGCGGCCTGGGACCTGTTACGCCACATCCAAGACCTGTTCCAGCCTGCCCCGATTGCGCCTCAGAGCCTTGCCTATTTTGGCTACTTCTCGTACGACAGCGTTCGGTTGATCGAGCGCCTACCAAACCTGGCCGAGCAAGCCCACGAGTACCCGCTCATTGCTTTGTCGGTCTATCAGACGCTGGTCTACTTCCATAGCAATGGTGTGGTGGAAACTCTGATCAACAACCACCCACTCTGGAAAACTCGTGGCTTAGAGGACTATCCGTTCCTACACGCTCCTGCGCCCGATAGTGCACAGGAACAACCCCATTACCCGCAGCTGTTCGAAGAAACTCGTACGGTTACACCAGAACAGTTCAATCAACGGGTGGAAGTTGCCATGGAGCACATACGAGCAGGAGATGTGTACCAGATTCAACTGGGCCATGAGATCTGCATTCGTTCCCAGGTCGCTCCATTCGACGTCTACAAAAGCCTGCGCATGCGCAACCCGTCCCCCTACATGTACTTGGCACATATAGGCGGAATTGACTTGATAGGCGCAAGTCCCGAGCTTTTCGTCAGGATCAAGAACGACCTGATCGAGATGCGCCCAATTGCGGGGACCGTGGGTAAGAAACCTGGGGTCGCACCGACTGAGCTGGTATTAGAGTTGACGCGCTCGGAGAAGGAACGAGCGGAGCACCTAATGCTCATCGACTTGTGCCGCAATGACATAGGCCGAGTGTGCCAGGCAGGAACTCTGGAGGTAGATGAATTCATGCTTGTGGAAGAGTATTCGCACCTTTACCACATGGTCTCGAATGTTCGCGGGTTGCTGCGCCCTGATCTGGATGCCTACGACGTGATCAAAGCGTCTTTCCCGGCCGGAACCATGTCAGGAGCGCCCAAGGTCAGGGCAATGGAACTGATCGAAGCTATGGAAAGTAACCGACGTGGAATCTATGCAGGCGCAATCGGCCTGATTGGCTTCGATGGTAACGTGAATACGGCCTTGTGCATTCGTTCTACCGTCCATAACAACGGTACCTATTACCTGCGTGCATCCGCTGGTGTTGTGGCCGACTCGACGCCCGAAATGGAGTGGAAAGAAACACTCTACAAGATGGGGTCAGTTTACCGCGCGGTGACCGGCAAGGAGATCGGGCTATGA
- a CDS encoding aminodeoxychorismate/anthranilate synthase component II, translated as MKVHLIDAYDSFVFIISQYLEQLGLEARVERHDQPDLIHRIEAFAPDFCVLGPGPGHPADVGYIELIRHFEGRLPLLGVCLGHQALGLAYGARVCRARHVMHGKVSEIENDGKGVYAHTYGRSIKATRYHSLMIEDLGLPECLEVTSRSTDDGYIMGIRHRTLPIEGVQYHPESILTESGLDLFRSFINQYLNSPA; from the coding sequence ATGAAAGTCCATTTAATTGATGCCTACGACAGCTTTGTCTTTATCATCAGCCAATACCTTGAGCAACTCGGATTGGAAGCCCGCGTCGAGCGTCATGATCAGCCTGACCTCATCCACCGGATCGAGGCGTTCGCGCCGGACTTCTGCGTACTGGGCCCAGGCCCTGGTCACCCAGCGGATGTCGGCTATATCGAGCTTATTAGGCATTTTGAGGGACGTCTTCCGCTACTCGGCGTCTGCCTTGGACATCAAGCCCTGGGTCTAGCATACGGTGCTCGGGTATGCCGCGCGCGGCATGTCATGCATGGCAAGGTGAGTGAAATAGAAAACGATGGCAAGGGTGTGTATGCCCATACCTATGGGCGCTCGATCAAGGCTACGCGCTATCACTCTCTGATGATCGAAGACCTCGGCCTGCCCGAATGCCTAGAAGTGACCTCCAGATCCACTGACGATGGTTACATTATGGGAATTCGCCATCGCACACTGCCCATAGAAGGGGTTCAGTACCACCCTGAAAGCATCCTTACGGAAAGCGGTCTAGACCTGTTCCGCAGCTTCATTAATCAGTACCTGAACTCACCTGCATAG
- a CDS encoding MBL fold metallo-hydrolase, with protein MSEQPALIRETFPVGPLQCNCTIIGDPLTKKAIVVDPGGDHELILQRLDALGLKVVSIIHTHAHLDHFLASGQMKEKTGATLHLHKDDQFLWDNLEMQCRMFGVPYTPVPSPDQWLADDEELACGCGVALHTPGHTPGSMSFWFPKDKLLIAGDTLFRRSIGRTDLWGGDYDTIERSIRQRLYSLDEEATVVTGHGPDTCLGDEMRENPFIRA; from the coding sequence ATGAGCGAACAGCCTGCCCTGATCCGCGAAACCTTCCCCGTCGGCCCGTTGCAGTGCAACTGCACCATCATCGGCGACCCGCTGACGAAGAAGGCCATCGTCGTCGATCCGGGCGGCGATCACGAACTCATCCTGCAGCGCCTCGACGCGCTGGGGCTGAAGGTGGTCAGCATCATCCACACCCATGCGCACCTGGATCACTTCCTCGCGTCCGGGCAGATGAAGGAAAAGACCGGCGCCACCCTGCACCTGCACAAGGACGACCAGTTCCTCTGGGACAACCTGGAGATGCAGTGCCGCATGTTCGGCGTGCCCTATACGCCGGTGCCGTCGCCGGACCAGTGGCTGGCGGACGATGAGGAGCTGGCCTGCGGCTGCGGCGTGGCGCTGCACACCCCGGGGCATACGCCGGGCTCCATGAGCTTCTGGTTCCCTAAGGACAAGCTGCTGATCGCCGGCGACACCCTGTTCCGCCGCAGCATCGGTCGCACCGACCTGTGGGGCGGCGACTACGACACGATCGAACGCTCCATCCGCCAACGCCTGTATTCGCTGGACGAGGAGGCGACCGTGGTGACTGGCCATGGCCCGGATACCTGCCTGGGCGACGAGATGCGGGAAAACCCGTTCATTCGGGCCTGA
- a CDS encoding alpha/beta fold hydrolase, translating to MSATLSLQPPLAEGLARYGFGPLSLAALKSRYAAPDTGSRFINVDGFDIHYRDEGSRDKPVLVMVHGVMASLHTWDGWVAELSEHFRIIRLDVPGFGLTGGGRDREYSGERLVKVFGMFLDRLDLKQVSIAGNSLGGYIAWNYALAQSHRVERLILIDPAGYYMQKVPLMIASAVLPGAGILMPMWMPRALVAQGIKEVYGDARKIKPGVIDRYYEISRRPGNRRAMIDIFRVLVKANREELTGTPTRVAELKVPTMLMWGERDRWISPRHVPMWQRDVPGIEVKVYPGVGHIPMEEIPQESAADALRFLHA from the coding sequence ATGTCCGCCACCCTGTCTCTGCAACCGCCACTGGCCGAGGGCTTGGCCCGCTACGGTTTCGGCCCCCTGTCGCTGGCCGCGCTGAAGAGTCGCTACGCCGCGCCGGACACCGGTTCGCGCTTCATCAATGTCGACGGCTTCGACATTCATTACCGTGACGAAGGCAGCCGCGACAAGCCGGTGCTGGTGATGGTCCATGGTGTGATGGCCTCGCTGCACACCTGGGACGGCTGGGTTGCCGAGCTCTCCGAGCACTTCCGCATCATCCGCCTCGACGTGCCGGGCTTCGGCCTCACCGGCGGTGGTCGCGATCGTGAATACAGTGGCGAGCGCCTGGTGAAGGTGTTCGGCATGTTCCTCGACCGCCTGGACCTCAAGCAGGTCTCCATCGCCGGCAATTCCCTGGGCGGCTACATCGCCTGGAACTACGCGCTGGCCCAGTCGCACCGGGTGGAGCGGCTGATCCTGATCGACCCGGCCGGCTACTACATGCAGAAGGTTCCGCTGATGATCGCCAGCGCCGTGCTGCCGGGCGCCGGCATCCTGATGCCGATGTGGATGCCGCGTGCGCTGGTGGCCCAGGGCATCAAGGAAGTCTATGGCGATGCGCGCAAGATCAAGCCCGGCGTAATCGACCGCTACTACGAAATCAGCCGCCGTCCGGGTAACCGCCGGGCGATGATCGATATCTTCCGCGTGCTGGTGAAGGCCAATCGCGAGGAACTGACCGGCACCCCGACTCGGGTGGCGGAGCTCAAGGTGCCGACGATGCTGATGTGGGGCGAGCGCGACCGCTGGATTTCGCCGCGCCATGTGCCGATGTGGCAACGCGACGTGCCGGGGATCGAGGTGAAGGTCTATCCGGGCGTGGGACATATACCGATGGAGGAGATTCCCCAGGAGTCGGCGGCGGATGCGTTGCGCTTCCTGCATGCCTGA
- a CDS encoding OmpA family protein, translating into MFTARSLSMVAAATVLALMAGCASQNPYDPNTQAPPPEGGMSKTAKYGALGALAGAVAGAAINHDNRGKGAMIGAAAIGAAAAGYGYYADKQEAKLRQQMQGTGVQVERQGDDIKLIMPGNITFATDSANIAQSFYTPLNNLAGSFKEFNQNSIEIVGYTDSTGSRQHNMDLSQRRAQSVAAYLTSQGVDASRVSTRGMGPDQPVASNADANGRAQNRRVEVNLKALPGAQTQQYQQ; encoded by the coding sequence ATGTTCACTGCTCGTAGTCTGTCCATGGTTGCGGCCGCCACCGTCCTCGCTCTCATGGCCGGTTGCGCCTCCCAGAATCCGTATGACCCCAACACCCAGGCCCCGCCGCCCGAGGGTGGCATGAGCAAGACTGCCAAGTATGGTGCTCTGGGTGCGCTGGCCGGCGCCGTCGCCGGTGCCGCGATCAACCACGACAACCGTGGCAAGGGCGCGATGATCGGCGCTGCCGCCATCGGTGCCGCCGCCGCGGGCTACGGCTACTACGCCGACAAGCAGGAAGCCAAGCTGCGCCAGCAGATGCAGGGCACCGGCGTACAGGTCGAGCGCCAGGGCGATGACATCAAGCTGATCATGCCGGGCAACATCACCTTCGCCACTGATTCGGCGAACATCGCGCAGTCCTTCTACACCCCCCTGAACAACCTGGCTGGCTCCTTCAAGGAGTTCAACCAGAACAGCATCGAGATCGTCGGCTACACCGACAGCACTGGCAGCCGCCAGCACAACATGGACCTGTCCCAGCGCCGTGCGCAGTCCGTGGCCGCCTACCTGACCTCCCAGGGCGTCGACGCTTCCCGCGTGAGCACCCGTGGCATGGGTCCGGACCAGCCGGTCGCGTCCAACGCCGACGCCAACGGCCGCGCGCAGAACCGCCGCGTGGAAGTGAACCTGAAGGCCCTGCCGGGTGCGCAAACCCAGCAGTACCAGCAGTAA
- a CDS encoding metal-dependent hydrolase: MASTTPAGLEIKPRHMDFDLPDPLPRHWHSGDAFKSHLFDAMSVLFPDGERFFIDSVRQFRDQITDPVLKEQIRGFIGQEGHHSREHLTYSQRLRDLGYDVTAIEKRAQARIRFTQKKFPAKRQLAATAALEHITAIMANGLLTDPRTMAGADPVMQRLWRWHALEETEHKAVAFDVYNQVCGSRELLRRAMRMATFFFVLDTFRGLVHMLKVDGLLWNWRVWRDGIKWTWGKHGVFRPLLREYLDFFKSDFHPWQHNNLDVLYEVRKEYDPQPLAHAG; the protein is encoded by the coding sequence ATGGCCAGCACCACCCCCGCAGGACTGGAGATCAAGCCCCGGCACATGGACTTCGATCTGCCCGATCCGCTGCCGCGTCACTGGCATAGTGGAGACGCCTTCAAGTCCCATCTGTTCGACGCCATGTCGGTGCTCTTCCCCGACGGCGAGCGCTTCTTCATCGACTCGGTGCGGCAGTTCCGCGACCAGATCACCGACCCGGTGCTCAAGGAACAGATCCGTGGCTTCATCGGCCAGGAAGGCCACCACAGCCGTGAGCACCTGACCTACAGCCAGCGCCTGCGCGACCTGGGCTACGACGTCACCGCCATCGAGAAACGCGCCCAGGCGCGGATCCGCTTCACCCAGAAGAAATTCCCGGCCAAGCGCCAGCTGGCGGCGACTGCCGCGCTGGAGCACATCACTGCGATCATGGCCAACGGGCTGCTGACCGACCCGCGCACCATGGCAGGCGCCGACCCGGTGATGCAGCGCCTGTGGCGCTGGCACGCGCTGGAGGAAACCGAGCACAAGGCGGTGGCCTTCGACGTCTACAACCAGGTCTGCGGCAGCCGCGAGCTGCTGCGCCGGGCGATGCGCATGGCGACCTTCTTCTTCGTGCTGGATACCTTCCGCGGCCTGGTGCACATGCTCAAGGTGGACGGCCTGCTGTGGAACTGGCGTGTCTGGCGCGACGGCATCAAGTGGACCTGGGGCAAGCACGGCGTGTTCCGCCCGTTGCTGCGCGAGTACCTGGACTTCTTCAAGTCCGACTTCCACCCCTGGCAGCACAACAACCTCGATGTGCTGTACGAGGTGCGCAAGGAATACGACCCGCAGCCGCTGGCACACGCGGGCTGA
- a CDS encoding LuxR family transcriptional regulator, which yields MGEMFMGKHNASFFAHKQAEVSAPLAIFMSLTKDINRCDWERLLKKILRKLGFASYLVSFGPARLDAANPLKGVMTNFPRNWLEHYCSAGLIEIDPIIKHCRRELVPIFWATERRRARGRSRRFWEQREQYGLRSGLSIPLRYELFRGTLSVAFDDSDAAEQEVYSLLAISQLFMLVPYLLAGMCHQLRTSIPVRQDLTPKELECLYWASAGKTTWEMSHILTCSERTIDFHLLNAQRKLGSVSRQHAIGVAAASGLFTFEAATPLP from the coding sequence ATGGGCGAAATGTTTATGGGCAAACACAACGCATCGTTTTTTGCTCACAAGCAGGCAGAGGTGTCTGCGCCATTGGCTATCTTCATGAGCCTTACCAAAGATATCAACCGCTGCGATTGGGAGCGATTGCTTAAAAAAATACTGCGCAAACTAGGTTTCGCCAGCTACTTAGTGAGCTTTGGTCCCGCACGTTTAGACGCCGCAAACCCATTAAAGGGCGTCATGACAAACTTCCCCAGGAACTGGCTGGAGCATTACTGTAGCGCTGGACTCATCGAAATTGATCCCATCATCAAGCATTGCCGCCGGGAGCTGGTACCAATTTTCTGGGCCACCGAACGGCGACGGGCACGTGGTCGCTCAAGGCGCTTCTGGGAGCAACGCGAACAATACGGGCTGCGCAGCGGTCTGAGCATACCGCTACGCTACGAACTTTTCAGGGGGACCCTGAGCGTGGCTTTTGATGACAGCGATGCCGCGGAGCAAGAAGTCTATTCCCTCCTTGCGATAAGTCAGTTGTTTATGCTCGTGCCCTATCTTCTGGCCGGAATGTGCCACCAACTGCGTACCTCTATTCCAGTGCGCCAGGACCTAACGCCGAAGGAATTGGAGTGCCTTTACTGGGCCAGTGCTGGCAAGACGACCTGGGAGATGAGCCATATCCTTACCTGCTCCGAACGAACTATCGACTTTCACTTACTTAATGCCCAACGCAAGCTCGGCTCGGTGAGCCGGCAACATGCCATTGGTGTTGCCGCAGCAAGCGGGCTATTCACATTCGAGGCTGCTACACCACTGCCCTAG
- a CDS encoding TetR/AcrR family transcriptional regulator, giving the protein MESAAVSAVFEDLGGIGAVARQSEGPLVGHLQRANIQLASIPVFVAKGLADTTVNDLLDAAKVSRRTFYKYFQSKLDVLEGIYRTAVQLLLMRFREMRTDAGSTDAWLRAMVERFFDYHLAVGPIIRLMHEEALRADSPLAAHRAEAHRELRALLEERFQGEGVEHAVLTYQALIWALEATSLELLGKGGETPLGEVKQVIGDLLVTTLCSRPT; this is encoded by the coding sequence ATGGAATCGGCAGCGGTCAGCGCGGTCTTCGAGGACCTCGGCGGTATCGGCGCGGTGGCGCGCCAGAGCGAGGGGCCGTTGGTGGGGCATCTGCAACGGGCCAACATCCAGTTGGCGAGCATCCCGGTATTCGTCGCCAAGGGGCTGGCCGATACCACGGTGAACGACCTGCTCGACGCCGCCAAGGTGTCGCGGCGCACCTTCTACAAGTACTTCCAGAGCAAGCTCGACGTGCTCGAAGGCATCTACCGCACGGCGGTGCAACTGCTGCTGATGCGCTTTCGCGAGATGCGCACCGACGCCGGCAGCACCGATGCCTGGCTGCGGGCGATGGTCGAGCGCTTCTTCGACTATCACCTGGCAGTGGGGCCGATCATCCGCCTGATGCACGAGGAGGCGCTGCGCGCCGACTCGCCCCTCGCTGCCCATCGGGCCGAAGCACACCGGGAGCTGCGGGCGCTGCTGGAAGAACGCTTCCAGGGCGAGGGTGTGGAGCATGCGGTGCTGACCTACCAGGCGCTGATCTGGGCGCTGGAGGCCACCTCGCTGGAGCTGCTGGGCAAGGGCGGCGAGACGCCGCTGGGCGAGGTCAAGCAGGTCATCGGCGACCTGTTGGTGACGACGCTCTGCTCACGCCCTACCTAG
- a CDS encoding AraC family transcriptional regulator yields the protein MKQPLNFTAELVPVAYAQALLDLAEELGVPRARLFELARVRPEVLQSPNGRLSFIDFHQLSSTALAHCNEPAFGLLLGQRLNVSTHGILGYAVLSSANLERAIAFALKYYRVLGLAYDLEMVEDNGVSYLRASESIPLGPTSRFAAEGLMTSLYTIARFLVGEPLQGVSVGFGHSAPAYAARYAEVFGGEVLFDQPFHFIGLPSEYLARPMALANPATVQMCEQQCEALLATLDVQEGLLTRIRRLLLARPGEFPDLEVVAGELHTSGRSLRRHLSNLGTTYQEVLDDVRKRLALQYLTTTHLPLYEIALLLGFNDPSNFRRAFRKWTGKLPTDYRQAD from the coding sequence ATGAAACAACCGCTCAACTTCACCGCCGAACTGGTGCCCGTCGCCTATGCGCAGGCGCTGCTCGATCTTGCCGAGGAACTGGGCGTGCCGCGCGCGCGCCTGTTCGAACTGGCCCGGGTGCGCCCCGAGGTGCTGCAGAGCCCCAACGGCCGCCTGTCCTTCATCGACTTCCATCAGCTCTCCAGTACCGCCCTGGCGCACTGCAACGAGCCGGCCTTCGGCCTGCTCCTGGGGCAGCGACTGAATGTCTCCACCCACGGCATCCTTGGCTATGCGGTGCTCTCCAGCGCCAACCTCGAACGCGCCATCGCCTTCGCCCTGAAGTACTACCGCGTGCTCGGTCTGGCCTACGACCTGGAGATGGTGGAGGACAACGGCGTCTCCTACCTGCGGGCCAGCGAGTCGATTCCCCTCGGCCCTACCAGTCGCTTCGCCGCCGAAGGTCTGATGACCAGCCTGTACACCATCGCCCGCTTCCTCGTCGGCGAACCGCTGCAGGGCGTCAGCGTCGGTTTTGGCCATTCCGCGCCGGCCTACGCCGCGCGTTACGCCGAGGTATTCGGCGGCGAGGTGCTGTTCGACCAGCCGTTCCACTTCATCGGCCTGCCCAGCGAGTACCTGGCGCGGCCCATGGCCCTGGCCAACCCGGCCACCGTGCAGATGTGCGAGCAACAGTGCGAGGCCCTGCTGGCCACCCTGGACGTGCAGGAAGGCCTGCTGACCCGCATCCGCCGCCTGCTGCTGGCGCGCCCCGGCGAGTTTCCGGACCTTGAGGTCGTGGCCGGCGAGCTGCACACCAGCGGTCGAAGCTTGCGTCGACATCTTTCGAACCTGGGCACGACCTACCAGGAAGTGCTCGACGACGTGCGCAAGCGCCTGGCCCTGCAATACCTCACCACCACGCATCTGCCGCTCTACGAGATCGCGCTGCTGCTGGGTTTCAACGACCCGTCGAACTTCCGCCGCGCGTTCCGCAAGTGGACCGGAAAACTGCCCACGGACTACCGCCAGGCCGACTGA